The stretch of DNA AGGGGACCAAGTCTTAACAGtgttttatttatgtgtgtgtgtgtgtgtgtgtgtgtgtgtgtgtgtgtgtgtgtgtgtgtgtgtgtgtgtgtgtgtaataaagaCATGTGAGCTGGTTTGCCAGCAGAGAGATGGAGCTGTGCTGTTGTGTTTGTGGTGCAGGCGGCCTGGCTGCTGAAGGCTGTCACATGTATCGACCTGACAACTCTTGCTGGAGACGATACACCGTCCAACGTCCACCGGCTGTGTCTGAAAGCCATCCAGCCGGTCCCATACCACCTGCTCAACAAGATGGACATGCACGACCAAGGTGTGCTGCCAGAGACATGTAGGCCAGCGCCAGCCACTGCAGCTGGACGTCCTGTTAACACCGGTCACTGGGGTGGCCCACTGGGATTGTTATGCAAACTTCAGGGAGAATTAACAACAAATAATCACTCAATACAttcttaattaattaatcaattatttggTATGAGATGTCCAGAAGTAGTAAAAAACAGATCTGATCTCATTTTTCAGTTCATTATGATATAAAATAGGGAAAAGCATACCACTTTTATTTGCTTGAGAAATGATTATAACCATTTAATCTGCTTTTCATTGACTaactgattaattgattgattgtttcAGATATACATAGCATAGTACAGCCTAGAGCCCAACTGATATATATCGGCCCGCCGATAAATCGGTCGGGCTCaaattttttgttattgtgtttttgttcaaaggactttatatcttaagtttgtattttttacattttatttatcagaactttaatatattttgatgttacactgttctgttgtgacaataaaacaaaccagtttatttttaaactgcattatcattattttagtgaggactcatacataactacaaataactaatctTAGGgtaatctgttttttttgttacgcatttctggatttattttttatttttttaaatatcagccAATATATCGGAATATAGGATTTtgaaatcaccaaatatttgtatctatCGGCCGTAAAAATCCTtcatcggtcgggctctagtacAGACATAATACAAGTTAATTTGAGTCTTATTTTTATAGAGTTAATCTCAGTAATAAGGAGTTAAAAGCTCTGGGAACATGGTGACATCAGGGCAAACCGGTCAGGCATGTTAAGAAAGGGGAGCAGTCAGACGATCTGACAGGCCGCTGGGGTTAATCACACTTTTATAGACCAGACAGAGGTGGACAGGGAAATGTCCTCTTTTGTTCAGCATCCCAGACTGTCTGCTCAGACTTGGATTCAACCTGCAGAGGGCGACACAGACCACTTCATCCCCGTCTCTCTGGTTTCTGGCTGTGTTTCAGGAGTAACtactgcagctgtgtgtgtgtatccgtcTCGGGTGGCTGATGCCGTTAAATCACTGAAAGCAGCCAACTCCAGCCTCGCTGTGGCCTCAGGTAGGTCACCCGACGCTTGAGTCACAGCGACAGGAAGCGTCTGCTGCCGGAGTGGCATGAATGGTGAGCTGAAATGCGTTTTGTAGAACATTAATAAGACTTGTGTTCTCCCTGGTCTCCCAGTGGCCACTGGTTTCCCAGCAGGCCAGACACCACTGGAGACCCGGCTGCAGGAAGTCCGCTTGGCGGTGGCTGACGGTGCCACAGAGATCGACATCGTCATCAACAGGACGCTGGCGCTCACTGGACAGTGGGAAGGTACGCTGAGACCTCAAGACGACAAGGAAAGATCACTCAGGCTGTGTCCTGttttaagatttgtttttacttttaaatttgGCATTTTATGTCAATCACCCATCATTACAGAGGGAAATACAAACTCATGGCAATGCCTGGTTCCCTCATACTAGTCCAAAAAGTTAGTCTGTCCTCCCAGTGTAGCTCTAGGTGACCCTAAAGAACAAATAGTACTCAGGTCTTTACAGTGGTTAGTGTCCTTTGGTGTGTGGCCAACCGTTGAAAGAGTTCTAGAAGGTTCAGCCTGTGTTCTGCTGACGGGCTGACCTTTTGTTCCCATTTTGATCACAGATGAAGTGTGTTTAGTAAAGGTTTCCTTTTCTCCCCCTGACAGCCATGTACGAGGAGGTGCGTCAGTTCCGGGAGGCCTGCGGGGACGCCCACATGAAGACCATCCTGGCTGTGGGAGAGCTGGGCACCTTCACCAATGTGTACAAGGTCAGCCTGGTAGCCATGATGGCCGGTGAGTCTGCCTGTCATGGTCAGTGGTTGTATCCCCTTATGGCAAGAAAATGTGCATTTCAAGGGCAAGTTGCCATGATCTTTTACAATGAACAAAGATTTTAGCATTTTggctttatttagtttttaaccTTAATTTATTCAGGGGGTgttcactgagaggaagcctctcttttataggaacgccctgatcacattcacacaagaACGCATTCATGGCTGACTTATTCTCCTCTGAGAGTGAGATCAGAAGTTATCGGTCTGTGAGTTTGGAGATATTTCCCTGCAGCAGTAAACTAACTGATCTTGGATACATGTTTCCACAGTGTGCTGTAATATAACAGTtgccatatgtgtgtgtgactatgaGCCATGTCAAGGTGACACCCTGCAGATGTAACACATCTCGTGCTGCCATCAGGAAATATGTTGGGCATAATCACAACAGAAGTTCTATTTATGCACGCAGAATAACAGGCTCAGGAACTGCTCGCATTTCAGTCAcgctatacagtatgtgtatgaaTGCAAGCCAAAGTGCAATTTTTACGTCTCCTTTCCTTCGGTTTTACACATGTAACTACAGTGATTGTGTGCCGGGCTCTGAGCACTGCCAAAGCACGGGTGACCTCCACTCGATACTGAGCCTGATCACATCCTGTGTAGACACATGGGCCGCTGTCTGAAagcctcttcttctcctccatcAGCAGCTGGAGCTGAAGTAGAGTTTTGGTCTCTGTGCTGAAACTCGGTAAACTGTGATGAGGTCCATGATATCAGTGGCTGAGCCGGCTCCACAGTTTCAGTCTGGTTCCTGAAAGGCAGGCTGCCACCATGCGTGTGTTTTCATGTGAcataaagaggttttaaaaggtTTAAAGACTGTAAAAGGCTTGGTGTAATTCCTGCGGTCTTCCAGCTTGTGGCGCTGCTGCTTAGCCTTTTCTTTTGCAaggctctctcacacacacacacacacacacacacacacacacacacacacacaacaacaacacacacacacacacacacacacacacgcgcttaACTAGCCATCACATAATAAGCCGATTAGAGAACCAAATTGTCAGGGGCTCTGATAGAGATCATTATTAAAATGCATTGCTTTTGTCGACACACTCGCTCCTTAATCTCCCCTTGTTCCTATGAATTGCATATGAGATTCCTGAAATTGAATGATAATTTCACCTATTAATCTCTGATGCAGGCTATTTTACTCTGCTGTTCCCCGCCAGTATCCCCCTGCCCACGCAAATGAATAGAGCTTCATTACCGCCACCCGCATTTAATAACCGTTATCCATTATCTGGTAATTAAGACTCCCCATAACGAATCTTAAGGATTATGCCAGTTTGAggaagaggggaaagaggcTGAAAGAAAGACCTGACTGGAAAAACACATAGAACATGTCTTTAATGAACTGGAAAATGTTCATCTTGTTCTGTTCAGTAATGAACAGTCATTATACAGCAAGGCAGAAGGGATGGTTTTTTTCCCCTGCAGCTCGCAGTTTGTGGGTAATCTATTAAAGAGTGTCATTTAATCTTCTATTTTTATCAGGAAAGCTGATAAAACATAATTGTCTGtgaaggaagggaaggaaaaaTGAATGATTTAATTGATGAGCGTGCAGCTGCCCTCATCAGCAGCATATGTTCCTGTCTGTCCTCAGACTGTCAGAGTAATGTCCTCTCTGTCCTCGGCCAGGTCAGTCTGTCAGAGTAATGTCCCGTCTGTCCTCAGCCAGGTCAGTCTGTCAGAGAAATGTCCCGTCTGTCCTCAGCCAGGTCAGTCTGTCAGAGAAATGTCCCGTCTGTCCTCAGCCAGGTCAGTCTGTCAGAGTAATGTCCCGTCTGTCCTCAGCCAGGTCAGTCTGTCAGAGTAATGTCCCGTCTGTCCTCAGCCAGGTCAGTCTGTCAGAGAAATGTCCCGTCTGTCCTCAGCCAGGTCAGTCTGTCAGAGAAATGTCCTGCTCGTCCTCAGCCAGGTTCAGTCTGTCAAAAAAATTCCGTCTTCGTCAGTCCGGTCAGATCCGTCCGCCAGTCATCCTCTCCAGTTCGTCTGTCAGAACGCCCTTGGCCTCGTTAGATCCGGCTGCAGTAATGTCCTCTGTCCTCGCTGAGACCGGCTATCTGAGTAATgtcctttctgtcctctgttagATCCGCTTTCAGTATGTCCTCTGTTCCTAAGCAGAGAAATGTCCATCTTCTCTGTTCCAGCTGTCAAAAATAGTCCTGTCCGTCAGGCGCAACTGTCAGTGTATACAGTCTGCTGTGAAAATCCGGCTGAAGTAACGTCCTGTACAGCAGACTGGTGGACTAAATTGGAAAAAGGGGAGAGTTGCGGGGTAAAAAGCACATGTCACCTGTTTTACCCTGACAGGTTCGGACTTCATCAAGACGTCCACAGGAAAGGAGTCCGTCAACGCCACTTACCCTGTCGCCATAGTGATGGTGAGGGCCATCCGGGACTACTTCTTGTGTACAGGCCATAAGGTACAGTACACGTATTTCTGCCTTTGTGTACCACTTCTTTGCCAGCAACATAGTTCCTTTCAGTAAGTCATCTACAGTCTAGTTCTTCTTCCTGTTGGATTCATACAATAAGTGAGTCCCCTCTGCTGCCCACGCATTAGACCGCGTCATGCTGTTACACATTTAGCATGGCAGGAGGTGGATGAAAAAGCAGACACTGAAAGAGTCAACCAAAGTGTTTCCTTCATCAAAGAGGATGGTCTGAAATATGTCATTACTTTAGACCAGCAGTGTGACTGTCACCAACATTATACAGTGattggtttttattttagtaaAAGATGTTTAGCCAACATAAGGACTTGCCTGACATGAACATGACCTTATTTAACCTGCTTCAAACAAATGTCAAATTCTCTGAAATTGATGTAATGATCTTGTAATGTGTGCACCCTGTCACACATCTGACTGTAGTGTAGTGTCGTGTCAGGAGATCTGCTGGGAACACTAAACTCCACAACaattaaagtacaaaaaaacagaGGTATTCTAAAACATAGACCACCTGAGAATTAAAAACCATAATAGGCAGAGTGTCTTTCCAATGCTAATGTAGGGATTAACGAGTGTGGATGGATATATAAACCAGAATTATTGATCTTTTAACGTCAAACTAACTAATGCAAAGAGTTCAGGCAATGCTCTGTACAACTGATCCAGAATCAGCAGCCAGGAGCAACCTTCTCAGTAGTCGAGTCAATTCAGAGTCCAACAGATCCGAGACCAAGACGAGCGCAAGAGTTCAGAAAAGTGGACTTGAGGCGAAAAACTACATGTCACCAtgttctgatgtgtgtgtgtctcatgtgacagaggtgtttgtgtgtccctcAGGTGGGCTTTAAGCCAGCGGGGGGGATCCGCACGGCTCACGAGTCTCTGCTGTGGCTCACGCTGATCAAAGAGGAGCTGGGACACGATTGGCTCTGCCCGCACCTTTTCCGCCTCGGAGCCAGCAGCCTATTGGCTGACATCGAGAGGCAGGTgggggccacacacacacacacacacacacacacacacacacacacacacacacacacacacacacacacacacacacactctactatTTCTATAGCTGACTTTTCTGcatatgtgattttttttttttttcatttgttcttGTCTGGACAGATCTACCATCATGTGACTGGACAGTATGCGGCCTATCATGAGCTGCCTATGGCCTGAagctgtgacttcctgttttaaTGACCAATCAGAACCTCAGACTCACCACACAAGCCTGACAGTGTTGTTCAGTGCTTTAACTGAACTGACTGGGACCAATGTCTGTGACACAACGAGAACGGCTTCTTCAGAAGCATATTACTGTACTACATTATACACTTGTCACAGTATTTTGTTACACAATAAACAGTGTGTCATGTTCGGCAGTCATTGTGAAGGATGTGTTAAACCTCATTTGTGAGTGAAGCAGGAAAAACTAGTGATTTAGATCAATTTGTCCTTCAaatccagatacagtatttttaAATCTGGTCCTTCCTGATctttcacaaaataaaatatgcatcTGCAAAAATAACTTAACCGACGGCTGTTGTCACCACTTCTACCCAGTTACAATCTTTAACACAGGACTGTATTGCAGAGCAGAGATATCGCCACCCAGATTACATTAAAAACAGGGATACAGTTTAGAAAAGCGTGCACCTTAGAGCTGTGCATATGCCTTTGTTCTCATATTTGGAAAAACAAAGTGATAAATGAAGGGATTACTCCTGTGTTCATGCTGCTGTGTGATTCCGACCTGTCCCAGCGATGTGTGCTGAATCTCTTATGGATGTTTCTTTGCTCTTAATTTCATTAGCGGGGAGCTTGGCCAACTGAAGAGCGCCGAGGATTAATCAGGGGGGGGTTAAACGAGTTTAAAAGATCTTATTGAACAGCTCACAAATTTGAGGCTTCATTTGAAGACGGAAaactttcttcttccttttcttcttttaatgaAGATATCACAGGCCTCGACCTCGACTGGAACAGAGGATAAATGAGTGAATTAAtaaggggggggagagagatgtgAGCTTTTGGGGGGAAATGTGGGATTAAATGGTGGGAGAGGGTTGTCTCCAGGACAGTGGTGGAAGGCTGGGAATGAGGCCATGCTCTGTAGGAAGGGTAGCTGGCTGTTTGACACGGTCACATACACAACTTTCAATGTTATTCTGCAGAATaagtatatattattaataataagcCTGCGCTCTCCTGAAactttgaaatacatttgtatttaaaggtccaatgtgcaGGAAtatctcccatctagcgttgagatcatatatcgcaatcaattctctcgcaccacgcagttcaaagtaggtattacagctacggtagcctccacgcttcaaaaagccgctctcttgctctttacaatctcctttttttttttttttcttggcgaagaagaagaagaaaactccttttcctgaaatttggattttgaatacgtgtggtcctccatgtttccttcttcaaacttgccgggggccgggaagctacgatacccattagcagcattagcagcagctgtgagtttatcatgtgacagagctaacgtatttcaagatgccgcatgaatatggagtgtctacccaagggggtaagcctctccccGGAAAcacgtagctcctatggcgccattttgatgctaccaagccatcaccttccgCTAGCATCCCATTAACTCCtgttcattttggcgccactttgacagcgaataactttacatctgaagagtttaaagactctatttgtccactgtttatttctaaagaaacacgacaatgtataaaaggctccattaccttgtagctcacgttatggctccgtagcagacgcttttataaaaataggctaacgatagtgtcataaccacgagacttactgtcacacagtagaggaattaccgtatagtacaggagaagctcacaggcagtttggactcacattagctgtttaagtttaattactaatggtaactagcatgttagtgatcagtaattagcctgtgcctatgttatctccttacatttacctacgctctccgtctctgtaagattgggaatgattgagatttctcttggcacagctaccagaagactagagatggtccgataccacttttttgcttcccgataccgattccgatacctgaacttgtgtatcggccgataccgagtaccgatccgataccagcgtgtcatatatttcattatgttttaacatctgtatactactatctctgtatggatgtgatatgatttctttctttgttgtcggtctggctcaggttaaactctttgtgaaacatgaacaaacgcaaacaaggaatgccccagaactttcttttatagttttaatgaaaaagaacataaataaactactttaacgtagattttctttagggcttcattacgtggtatcggatcggtgcataaactccagtacttcccgataccgataccagcgttttaggcagtatcggagccgataccgatactggtatcggtatcggaacatctctacagaagacttcacactttcagacaggttgctcacgtcacatctacgtcttcaagctcagttggaggctgttcagtaacgctcagccagcaccgggaaagagacttcagatatccttcactggtctcgtacAGAGACACGGGACCTGGTGCTCCAGTTTATATATGTCTAtgtgtctaccccagttcatgtaaatgcaaatgtaaaatttcaagccaataggaatacttggaattgatggtggaggtaaatattcatgaaaaacgacaagtttgttttttatattttaataatgaacaactaaacacgttacacactggacctttacgTTTGTGTGCTGCTCGCTCTACGTTCCTCAGTTCAACAAAAAACAATCTCATTCAACTACTGGACACAATTTGCTGTGTATATCTTTAAACTCCCAAAgatttgtaattatgtatgtatgtatgtatgtatgtatgtacagtatgtatgtttgAAAACTGGTTGGATTTCCCTGAGGCCCACGCTGTGATATTGCCCAGTCCC from Perca fluviatilis chromosome 23, GENO_Pfluv_1.0, whole genome shotgun sequence encodes:
- the dera gene encoding deoxyribose-phosphate aldolase, with amino-acid sequence MSARNPGMKLDLGWISKVRVNTHAVLKRAQTIQGHKTPKKQWQAAWLLKAVTCIDLTTLAGDDTPSNVHRLCLKAIQPVPYHLLNKMDMHDQGVTTAAVCVYPSRVADAVKSLKAANSSLAVASVATGFPAGQTPLETRLQEVRLAVADGATEIDIVINRTLALTGQWEAMYEEVRQFREACGDAHMKTILAVGELGTFTNVYKVSLVAMMAGSDFIKTSTGKESVNATYPVAIVMVRAIRDYFLCTGHKVGFKPAGGIRTAHESLLWLTLIKEELGHDWLCPHLFRLGASSLLADIERQIYHHVTGQYAAYHELPMA